DNA from Xanthomonas hyacinthi:
TGCTCGGCAAGCTCGACCCGGCCGCACCGCACGAGGTGCTGATGGTCATCGACGGCACCACCGGTCAGAACGCGCTGTCGCAGCTGCGCCAGTTCCACGCCGCGGTCGGCGTCACCGGGCTGGTGGTGACCAAGCTCGACGGCACCGCCAAGGGCGGCGTGGTGTTCGCGCTGGCGCGCGAGTTCGGCATCCCGATCCGCTACGCCGGCATCGGCGAGCGCCCGGAAGACCTGCGCGTATTCGACGCCGAAGCCTTCGTCGACGCACTGCTGCCCGAAGCCCTGGGCGCCTGACCTAAAGCCCCTCTCCCCCCGGGAGAGGGGTTGGGGTGAGGGTACGGCGCGAAAGCGTCTCGCCGACCCAAGTACGAGGGTACGGCGCGAAAGCGTCTCGCCGACCCAACTACACGGAGCTTCGCCCGTACCCTCATCCGCCCCTTCGGGGCACCTTCTCCCGATGGGAGAAGGAACCACTCGATGCCAGCATGCGCCAGCCCCCCGACACCTTCACCACCCGCCTGCTCGCCTGGTTCGACCACTCCGGCCGCCACGACCTGCCCTGGCAGCATCCGCGCAGCCCGTATCGCGTGTGGCTGTCGGAAATCATGCTGCAGCAGACCCAGGTCGCGGTGGTGATCCCGTACTTCCTGCGCTTCCTGCAGCACTTCCCGACCCTGCCCGCGCTGGCCGCCGCCGACAACGACGCGGTGATGGCGCAATGGGCCGGGCTGGGCTACTACGCCCGCGCGCGCAACCTGCATGCCGCGGCCAAGCGCTGCGTGGAGCTGCACGATGGCGAACTGCCACGCGATTTCGATGCGCTGCACGCGCTGCCCGGGATCGGCCGCAGCACCGCCGGCGCGATCCTGAGCCAGGCCTGGAACGAGCGCTTCCCGATCCTGGACGGCAACGTCAGGCGCGTGCTGACCCGTTATCACGGCATCGCCGGCTATCCGGGCCTGCCGGCGGTGGAGAAGCCGCTGTGGGCGATCGCGCAGGCCCACGTGGCCGCGGTCGCCAACGGCCGCATGGCCGACTACACCCAGGCGCAGATGGATTTCGGCGCCACCCTGTGCACCCGCGCCAACCCGGCCTGCGTGCTGTGCCCGCTGCAGCACGACTGCGTGGCGCGCCGCGACGGCCTGACCGAAGCGCTGCCCACGCCCAAGCCGGGCAAGACCCTGCCCGAGCGCGAGGCGCTGGCGCTGCTGCTGGAAAACGCCGCCGGCGAGCTGCTGCTGCAGCGGCGCCCGCCGAGCGGCATCTGGGCCTCGCTGTGGACGCTGCCGCAGGCCGAGAGCGAGAGCGAGCTGCGCGCCTGGTTCGAACGCGAAACCCGCGGCCGCGACTTCGACGACGCCGAGCCGATGCCGCCCATCGTCCACACCTTCAGCCACTACCGGCTGCACCTGCAGCCGCTGCGCCTGCGCAAGGTCGCCTTGCGCGACGCGGTACGCGACAATGACGACCTGCGCTGGGTGGCGCGTGCCGACCTGTCCGCACTCGGCCTGCCCGCCCCGATCCGCAAACTGCTCGACGGCCTCTGATCGTCGCCCGCCGCGCCACCAGGAACCGCCATGTCCCGCACCGTCTTCTGCCAGTACCAGCAACGCGACGCCGAAGGGCTCGACTACGTGCCGTATCCCGGCGACATCGGCCAGCGCGTGTTCGCGCAGATCGGCAAGGCCGGCTGGCAGGCCTGGCTGGCGCACCAGACCATGCTGATCAACGAGAACCGGCTGTCGCCGCGCGACCCCAAGCACCGCGCGTTCCTCGAAGCGGAGCTGGAGAAATTCCTGTTCCAGGGCGGCGCGCCCAAGCCCGAGGGCTATGTGGCGCCGGAAGAGCAGGCCTGAGGCACAGCCGCCAGCGCCTGCGGCGGCGGCCGCGCCGATATGGTTGAAATACGGCATTTCGCCATATACGATGCTCCCGACACCCCGCCGCCTCTGCTGGAACGCCCATGAGCGACTTCAAGAAAATCACCGTCAACCTGCCGACCGAGCAGGTGGATTTCCTGCAGCAGCTCGCCGCCAAGGAAAAGGTTTCCGTGGTCGACGTGCTTCGCCGGGCGATCAACTCCGAGAAGTTCTTCACCGACAACGAAGCGGCCAACCGCAAGATCCTGGTCGAGGACGGAACCCGCATCCGCGAGGTCATCCGCAGGTAAGGTCATTGCGGGCAGTCCGCTGCCTGCCGCACAAGGAAGCGCTCCCATGCAACAGCCGCAAGCTGCAGACGGACCGCCGCCGGGCACCGGTTCAGGCGATACGCCATCGTCCCAGACGCGCGCCGATGCCGATACGCTGGATCTCACCGGCGAACGGTCGAGCGACACCCCCGCCATCACCCCGCGCCTGGGCGACGACTACGATCCGCGGCCGCACGAGGACCAGGCGAGGCGCCACATCGCCTACATGCTGATCGGCCTGCTGTGGGTGGTGGTGGCCGGGCTGCTGATCCTGGTGGCCTGGAGCGGCATCCAGGTGCAGGACATCAAGGAGTTCGCGGTGCTGCTCGGCCCCGTCGTCACCCTGGTCTCGGCCGCGACCGGCTTCTACTACGGCACGAAATCGAAATAGATAGGCGCGCCACGGAGTCCGCTCCGCGCCGGCGACGCCGCATCGGCAGCTCAACTGCCGGTCCGCTCCTGCACCTTGGCCTCGCGCAGCTCCTTTTCCGAGGTACGCAGCGCTTTCACGTCGAGCGGGCGGATGCTCTGGATGCGGCACGGCAGGCGGATCGCGCCCGGGCTGCCGCCGATCACCAGCACGTCGTCGAAACGCGCCGAAACGCGGTCGCCGAAATGGGTGATGGCGATCGTCGGCGCGTAATCCAGGTCCGCGCAGCGGCCGCTCAATTCCAGCAGATAGGCCTGGTTCGGGCGCGTCCACACCGCCAGCGCGCTGTCGCCGAGCGCGGTCCAGCCGCTGATCCGGTTGAAGTACTGGAAGTCGCGCACCGGCGCGGCGGCATGGGCGCGGTACAGCGCCAGGCGCTCGTCGTCGCTGAGGCGGTTGCTGGCGCAGCCGGCCAGCAGCGCGGCCAGCCCCAGCGATGACAGCAGCAGGCGTTTCATGGTGGAGGCTCCCGGTCGCGACAGGCGCATGATGCACCCGCGCCAGGCATGCCCTTATGCCCGCACGCAGCACATTCAGCAAGCGGGCAGCTGCCGCAGCCCGTGGCCACGGCGCGCTCAGCGCTGCGCGGTCTTCGCCGTTTCGCAGAAGCGCTGCCGGTACTCCAGCGCCTTGGGCATCAGCGCCTGCAGGTTCTGGATCCGCGTGCCCGGATTCGGGTGCGTGGACGAGAACTCCGGCGGCGCCTGGCCGCCGCCGCTGGCGCTCATCCGCTGCCACAGCGGCACCGCTTCGCGCGGATCGAAACAGGCCGCCGCGGCCAGCATCAGCCCGACCTCGTCGGCCTGGGTCTCGTGGCTGCGCGCGTACGGCAGCAGATAGCCGTAGCCCATCGCCGCCATCGCCATCTGCTGCTGTTGCGGGTCCATGCCGCTGGCCGCGCCGGCCATCTGCCCGATCTGGGTCAGCTTCTGCTGCGCCATGCGCTGCGCGCCGTGGCGCAGCAGCGCATGCGCGATCTCGTGGCCCATCACCACCGCCATCGCATCGGCGTTCCTGGCCACCGGCAGCAGGCCGGTGTAGACCGCCATCTTGCCGCCGGGCAGGCAGAACGCATTGGCCTGCTCGGACTCGATCACGTTGACCTCCCAATCGAAGCCGCGCGCGTAGTGCCTGGCCTGCATGCCGTGCTCGGCGGCGAGCGCGTCCTCGACCACGTCGACCTTGGCGATCAGCCGCTGCGCGATCGCGCGCACCTGCTGCGCCACCTGCGACTGCGGATCGACCGGATGCTCCTGCGCCAGGATCTCCTGATAGGCCTGCAGACCCAGCGCCTTCTCGTCCTCGACGCCGAGCGAACTGTCGATCAGCACCTTCTCGCCGGTGTACGGATCCTCGCTGCGGTTGGAGAACCAGTAGAACCCGGCGTACACGGCGAAGCCCAACAGCAGCAGCCAGCGCACGCCGCCCAGCGGCCCGCGGCGGCTCCCGCCCTGCTCCCCGCCCTGGCGGCCGAAGACGTTGCTCATATCCAATCCCCTTGTTGGCTGGTCGGCGGCGATGGCGCCTGCCTGTCCGCGGCACTGTAGCCGGGCGCGCTACGCGGCCGCGTCAAATTCCGCGCACCAGGCGGAACCCGA
Protein-coding regions in this window:
- a CDS encoding oxidative damage protection protein, with the protein product MSRTVFCQYQQRDAEGLDYVPYPGDIGQRVFAQIGKAGWQAWLAHQTMLINENRLSPRDPKHRAFLEAELEKFLFQGGAPKPEGYVAPEEQA
- a CDS encoding M48 family metallopeptidase, giving the protein MSNVFGRQGGEQGGSRRGPLGGVRWLLLLGFAVYAGFYWFSNRSEDPYTGEKVLIDSSLGVEDEKALGLQAYQEILAQEHPVDPQSQVAQQVRAIAQRLIAKVDVVEDALAAEHGMQARHYARGFDWEVNVIESEQANAFCLPGGKMAVYTGLLPVARNADAMAVVMGHEIAHALLRHGAQRMAQQKLTQIGQMAGAASGMDPQQQQMAMAAMGYGYLLPYARSHETQADEVGLMLAAAACFDPREAVPLWQRMSASGGGQAPPEFSSTHPNPGTRIQNLQALMPKALEYRQRFCETAKTAQR
- a CDS encoding DUF6491 family protein — encoded protein: MKRLLLSSLGLAALLAGCASNRLSDDERLALYRAHAAAPVRDFQYFNRISGWTALGDSALAVWTRPNQAYLLELSGRCADLDYAPTIAITHFGDRVSARFDDVLVIGGSPGAIRLPCRIQSIRPLDVKALRTSEKELREAKVQERTGS
- the mutY gene encoding A/G-specific adenine glycosylase, translating into MRQPPDTFTTRLLAWFDHSGRHDLPWQHPRSPYRVWLSEIMLQQTQVAVVIPYFLRFLQHFPTLPALAAADNDAVMAQWAGLGYYARARNLHAAAKRCVELHDGELPRDFDALHALPGIGRSTAGAILSQAWNERFPILDGNVRRVLTRYHGIAGYPGLPAVEKPLWAIAQAHVAAVANGRMADYTQAQMDFGATLCTRANPACVLCPLQHDCVARRDGLTEALPTPKPGKTLPEREALALLLENAAGELLLQRRPPSGIWASLWTLPQAESESELRAWFERETRGRDFDDAEPMPPIVHTFSHYRLHLQPLRLRKVALRDAVRDNDDLRWVARADLSALGLPAPIRKLLDGL
- a CDS encoding CopG family transcriptional regulator, which codes for MSDFKKITVNLPTEQVDFLQQLAAKEKVSVVDVLRRAINSEKFFTDNEAANRKILVEDGTRIREVIRR